One segment of Amycolatopsis alba DSM 44262 DNA contains the following:
- a CDS encoding helix-turn-helix domain-containing protein: MSPDHTFARKLSALIDSARADEGAPHSYRELSAAIDRAGGPAMSPAYLQQLATGKRINPKIHYVEALARLFGVPVTYFFDEEEPQPTGEAKLMAMRAQELSPQGRRQVMDLLELVERYERAERDQPGESR; the protein is encoded by the coding sequence ATGTCGCCGGACCACACCTTCGCCCGGAAACTGAGCGCGCTGATCGACTCGGCGCGCGCGGACGAAGGCGCCCCGCACAGCTATCGCGAGCTGTCCGCGGCGATCGATCGCGCGGGCGGGCCCGCCATGTCGCCCGCGTATCTCCAGCAGCTCGCCACGGGCAAGCGGATCAACCCGAAGATCCATTACGTCGAAGCGCTGGCGAGGCTGTTCGGGGTCCCGGTCACCTACTTCTTCGACGAAGAGGAACCACAACCCACGGGAGAGGCGAAGCTCATGGCCATGCGCGCGCAGGAACTCTCCCCGCAAGGACGGCGTCAGGTCATGGACCTGCTGGAACTCGTCGAGCGGTACGAACGGGCCGAGCGCGACCAGCCGGGCGAGAGCCGATGA
- a CDS encoding flavodoxin family protein, which produces MPKLLIVHHTPSPSTQAMFEAVLSGANHPDVEGVDVVRRPALGATVPDVLDADGYLLGTPANLGYMSGALKHFFDTVYYPCLDSTRGRPFGFFVHGNNDTAGTVRGIESIATGLGWERAASPVLVTGEPGKADLAACFELGGTLAATLMP; this is translated from the coding sequence ATGCCCAAGCTGCTGATCGTCCACCACACGCCGTCGCCCTCGACGCAGGCGATGTTCGAAGCCGTGCTCTCCGGCGCGAATCATCCCGACGTCGAGGGCGTCGACGTCGTGCGCCGTCCGGCGCTGGGCGCGACCGTGCCCGACGTCCTCGACGCGGACGGCTACCTGCTCGGCACCCCGGCGAATCTCGGCTACATGTCGGGCGCGCTGAAACATTTCTTCGACACCGTCTACTACCCGTGCCTGGATTCCACGCGCGGGAGGCCGTTCGGGTTCTTCGTGCACGGCAACAACGACACCGCGGGCACCGTGCGGGGGATCGAGAGCATCGCCACCGGCCTCGGCTGGGAACGCGCGGCTTCGCCGGTCCTCGTGACGGGAGAACCGGGCAAAGCGGATTTGGCGGCCTGTTTCGAACTGGGCGGCACCCTCGCCGCCACTCTCATGCCCTGA